The sequence below is a genomic window from Williamwhitmania taraxaci.
TAGCTGTGATACACATGGAAAAGGGAAACTATTTTGAGAGCTTAACCATGGTTAAGCTTTGCCTGAAATATGACGATGTCAACCCTGAGTATTGGTTTGGCTTGGGCAAAGTATACCATAAGTTAGGTTCTATTCCCGAATCAGTAAAGGCCTATGAAAAGGCAATCCTGCTCGACGAAGAGGATGTTGACTCTATTGCTGGACTTGCCTATATATACATCGAACAGCACGATGAGGAGCGAGCATTGCGAAATTTTTTACGATGTGTAGAAATTTCGGAGGAAGTGGAATTTCTCGTTCAAGCAGCCATCATAGAGGTTCGCAAAGGTATGCGCACCCAAGCTTTTGAGCATCTCCAAAGGGCAATAACCATAGATGAAGAAGCGGGAGTTGATTTTTTCAACGAGTATCCCGAACTAAAGAATTTAGACGATCTTTTATAACTTGGTTTATTAATATAATACAGCCGTATGAATTTTGAACTAACTAACATACCTGCAAGACCAATCAAGCCTCGCCAATCGGGCATTACCATGGTAATGGACAAAGGGTTGAGTTTGCGCGAAGCCGAAAACATGGTTGACGCTTGTGGGCAATATATCGATTACGTAAAGCTTGGTTTTGGAACCTCTATGGTAACCAACCGTGTTGAAGAGAAAATCCGTTTCTATCAAAGCAATAATATTCGTTGCTATTTGGGTGGCACACTATTCGAGGCCTTTGTAATTCGCAACCAGTTTGAGCAGTATCAACAATTGCTTGATCGGTTTGGCGTTTTAGCGGTGGAAGTGTCGGATGGGAGTATGGCAATGGATCATGCAGAGAAGTGTAATTACATTAATATTCTGTCTAACAACAGGATTGTGCTCTCCGAAGTGGGATCGAAGGTGGCCGGGGTGGAGATTTCCAACGAAGCCTGGGTTTCGATGATGAATTTGGAGTTGAAATCAGGATCAACCAAGGTTATTGCAGAGGCACGCGAAAGCGGAAATATCGGCATTTACCATACCGACGGGTCTGCCGATACAGAGCTAGTTAGCCTTATCGACAAGGACGTGCATGGTGATAATGTTATTTGGGAAGCTCCATTGAAGAATCAACAGGTTTGGTTTATAAAAC
It includes:
- a CDS encoding phosphosulfolactate synthase codes for the protein MNFELTNIPARPIKPRQSGITMVMDKGLSLREAENMVDACGQYIDYVKLGFGTSMVTNRVEEKIRFYQSNNIRCYLGGTLFEAFVIRNQFEQYQQLLDRFGVLAVEVSDGSMAMDHAEKCNYINILSNNRIVLSEVGSKVAGVEISNEAWVSMMNLELKSGSTKVIAEARESGNIGIYHTDGSADTELVSLIDKDVHGDNVIWEAPLKNQQVWFIKHFGSNVNLGNIAVNEVVSLETLRLGLRGDTMLSFLPEELTKGRNLL